A single region of the Leptothrix cholodnii SP-6 genome encodes:
- a CDS encoding sensor histidine kinase, giving the protein MNKALPFDLPRLVMRRAIAVGAAALLLAAVLGLVRVGDNIDDEVDAAMALAGVMARLGSVQQTDDRSAIDALLATLAGGGLRHLDLHVLDEHGHVLLRPAPSPPDAAGLGWLYDLHRRLLSRPDSRRVTWQLARPDGRVWRVSLSASHESERIEALNNLAGALALLLACIAGLLLVMAWNVRRAFAPLAGLLAAIERIEHHDPDGVRRLPAMPIRELEAIAAALRHLVQGLDAAETQRQLLSQKVLTLQEDERALLARELHDEFGQRLTALRFDAAWLVRRLADQPELCAVAQGMAERCGEVQRDIRDLLVRLRPLGPGDDGAGQPLPISRLIQQLQGLVQSWQDSQARSQSTPMTYHLALAWQDEHGAVGPIDASMAERFGLPRDVALAVYRLSQEALTNAARHARAREVRLRLVVQAGREPPWAGAQLHWSVEDDGVGIADPAAALQQGNGLGGMQERVWALGGLWAWGPTDRPGLALHATLRFQPASPTPPPSA; this is encoded by the coding sequence ATGAACAAAGCCTTGCCGTTCGACCTGCCGCGCCTGGTGATGCGGCGCGCCATCGCGGTCGGCGCGGCGGCGCTGCTGCTGGCCGCGGTGCTGGGGCTGGTGCGCGTGGGCGACAACATCGACGACGAGGTCGACGCCGCGATGGCGCTGGCCGGCGTGATGGCGCGCCTGGGCAGCGTGCAGCAGACCGACGACCGCAGCGCGATCGACGCGCTGCTCGCCACGCTGGCCGGCGGCGGCCTGCGCCACCTCGACCTGCACGTCCTCGACGAGCACGGCCACGTGCTGCTGCGGCCGGCGCCGAGCCCACCCGACGCCGCCGGGCTGGGCTGGCTCTACGACCTGCACCGGCGCCTGCTGTCGCGCCCCGACAGCCGGCGCGTCACCTGGCAGCTGGCACGCCCCGATGGCCGGGTCTGGCGGGTCTCGCTCAGCGCCTCGCACGAGAGCGAACGCATCGAGGCGCTCAACAATCTGGCCGGCGCGCTGGCGCTGCTGCTGGCCTGCATCGCCGGGCTGCTGCTGGTGATGGCCTGGAACGTGCGCCGCGCCTTCGCGCCGCTGGCCGGCCTGCTGGCGGCGATCGAGCGCATCGAGCACCACGACCCCGACGGCGTGCGGCGCCTGCCGGCGATGCCGATCCGCGAGCTCGAAGCCATCGCCGCCGCCCTGCGCCACCTGGTGCAGGGACTCGATGCCGCCGAAACGCAGCGCCAGCTGCTCAGCCAGAAGGTGCTGACGCTGCAGGAGGACGAACGCGCGCTGCTGGCGCGCGAGCTGCACGACGAGTTCGGCCAGCGCCTGACGGCCTTGCGTTTCGACGCCGCCTGGCTGGTGCGGCGGCTGGCCGATCAGCCCGAGCTGTGCGCCGTGGCGCAAGGCATGGCCGAGCGCTGCGGCGAAGTGCAGCGCGACATCCGCGACCTGCTGGTGCGGCTGCGCCCGCTCGGCCCCGGCGACGACGGCGCCGGCCAGCCGCTGCCGATCAGCCGCCTGATCCAGCAGCTGCAGGGACTGGTGCAGAGCTGGCAGGACAGCCAGGCGCGCAGCCAGTCCACGCCGATGACCTACCACCTGGCGCTGGCCTGGCAGGACGAACACGGCGCGGTGGGGCCGATCGACGCCTCGATGGCCGAGCGGTTCGGCCTGCCGCGCGACGTGGCGCTGGCGGTCTACCGGCTCAGCCAGGAGGCGCTGACCAACGCCGCCCGCCACGCCCGGGCACGCGAGGTGCGCCTGCGCCTGGTGGTGCAGGCCGGCCGCGAGCCGCCGTGGGCCGGCGCGCAGCTGCACTGGTCGGTCGAGGACGACGGCGTCGGCATCGCCGACCCGGCCGCCGCGCTGCAGCAGGGCAACGGCCTGGGCGGCATGCAGGAGCGGGTCTGGGCGCTCGGCGGGCTGTGGGCCTGGGGGCCGACCGACCGCCCGGGCCTCGCGCTGCACGCGACACTGCGGTTCCAGCCCGCCAGTCCGACCCCACCGCCGTCCGCCTGA
- a CDS encoding NAD(P)/FAD-dependent oxidoreductase: MLRITELRLPLNHADEALRAAIVARLGLQRDADLAAFTVFKRAYDARKKTAVVLIYTVDCTLADGVDEAALLARAAGAAGGDQHLKPSPDTSYRFVGHAPADFYASGERLRPLVIGFGPCGLFAALILAQMGLKPIVLERGKVVRERTKDTWGLWRQGVLTPESNVQFGEGGAGTFSDGKLWSQISDPRHLTRKVLTEFVKAGAPDEILYVSKPHIGTFRLVSMIEKMRADIEALGGEIRFQQRVTDVLIEQGHIRGVTLASGEQLRADHVVLALGHSARDTFTMLHERGVQMEAKPFSIGYRIEHPQSVIDRARFGPNAGNPILGAADYKLVHHASNGRAVYSFCMCPGGTVVAATSEPDRVVTNGMSQYSRNERNANAGIVVGIDPQDYRQDGRSEGPVSPLDGMAFQRLWESRAYELGGGGYVAPGQLVGDFIKNQRGPRSGQAFGSVLPSYKPGVHLTDLSEPGRGSLPDYALAAIREALPAFERQIKGFSMADAVLTGVETRTSSPLRINRGRDHQSLNVRGLYPAGEGAGYAGGIMSAGVDGIEVAESLARQMLGQRAG, encoded by the coding sequence ATGCTCCGAATCACCGAACTGCGCCTGCCGCTGAACCACGCCGATGAGGCGCTGCGCGCCGCGATCGTGGCGCGCCTGGGCCTGCAGCGCGATGCGGACCTGGCGGCGTTCACGGTCTTCAAGCGCGCCTACGACGCCCGCAAGAAGACCGCGGTGGTGCTGATCTACACGGTCGACTGCACGCTGGCGGACGGCGTCGACGAGGCCGCGCTGCTGGCCCGCGCCGCCGGCGCGGCGGGTGGAGACCAGCACCTCAAGCCCAGCCCCGACACCTCGTACCGGTTCGTCGGCCACGCGCCGGCGGATTTCTACGCCTCGGGCGAACGGCTGCGCCCGCTGGTGATCGGCTTCGGGCCGTGCGGGCTGTTCGCCGCGCTGATCCTGGCGCAGATGGGCCTCAAACCCATCGTGCTGGAGCGCGGCAAGGTGGTGCGCGAGCGCACCAAGGACACCTGGGGCCTGTGGCGCCAGGGCGTGCTGACACCGGAGTCGAACGTGCAGTTCGGCGAGGGCGGCGCCGGGACGTTTTCCGACGGCAAGCTCTGGAGCCAGATCAGCGATCCGCGCCACCTGACGCGCAAGGTGCTGACCGAGTTCGTCAAGGCCGGTGCGCCCGACGAGATCCTCTACGTCAGCAAGCCGCACATCGGCACCTTCCGGCTGGTGTCGATGATCGAGAAGATGCGCGCCGACATCGAGGCGCTGGGCGGCGAGATCCGCTTCCAGCAGCGCGTGACGGACGTGCTGATCGAACAAGGTCATATCAGAGGCGTGACGCTGGCCAGCGGCGAGCAGCTCCGCGCCGACCACGTCGTGCTGGCGCTCGGCCACAGCGCGCGCGACACCTTCACGATGCTGCACGAGCGCGGTGTGCAGATGGAGGCCAAGCCGTTCTCGATCGGCTACCGCATCGAGCACCCGCAGAGCGTGATCGACCGCGCGCGTTTCGGCCCCAACGCCGGCAACCCGATCCTCGGCGCGGCCGACTACAAGCTGGTGCACCACGCCAGCAACGGCCGCGCGGTCTACAGCTTCTGCATGTGCCCGGGCGGCACGGTGGTGGCCGCCACGTCGGAGCCCGATCGTGTCGTCACCAACGGCATGAGCCAGTACTCGCGCAACGAGCGCAACGCCAACGCCGGCATCGTGGTCGGCATCGACCCGCAGGACTACCGGCAGGACGGCCGCAGCGAAGGCCCGGTCAGCCCGCTCGACGGCATGGCGTTCCAGCGGCTGTGGGAATCGCGTGCCTACGAACTCGGCGGCGGCGGCTACGTCGCGCCGGGCCAGCTGGTCGGCGACTTCATCAAGAACCAGCGCGGCCCGCGCAGCGGCCAGGCCTTCGGCAGCGTGCTGCCGTCGTACAAGCCCGGCGTGCATCTGACAGACCTGTCCGAGCCCGGCCGCGGCAGCCTGCCCGACTACGCGCTGGCCGCGATCCGCGAGGCGCTGCCGGCCTTCGAGCGCCAGATCAAGGGTTTCTCGATGGCCGACGCGGTGCTGACCGGCGTGGAGACGCGCACCTCGTCACCGCTGCGCATCAACCGCGGCCGCGACCACCAGAGCCTGAACGTGCGCGGTCTGTACCCGGCCGGCGAAGGCGCGGGGTATGCGGGCGGCATCATGTCGGCCGGTGTCGACGGCATCGAGGTGGCCGAGTCGCTGGCCCGCCAGATGCTGGGCCAGCGCGCCGGCTGA
- a CDS encoding response regulator transcription factor, with the protein MSVTDSSVPTPPPATPWRIALADDHAIVRVGYRRLLELEPDLSVVAEYADADSAAADLCQARRTAVDLLILDLSMPGRSGLDLLRQLQRDRPALKVLMVSMHDSAALVGQCLGAGACGFVAKSSDPQALIGAVRQALRGEVVDTHGPSAPPRAGRRPLPHEQLTGRELEVLQLLLAGLGVEVAAARIGLSEKTVSNYQTQIRQKLGVANSIELVHYARQHGLMP; encoded by the coding sequence ATGTCCGTCACCGACTCGTCCGTACCGACTCCGCCGCCCGCCACGCCGTGGCGCATCGCCCTGGCCGACGACCACGCGATCGTGCGCGTCGGCTACCGCCGCCTGCTCGAACTGGAACCCGACCTGAGCGTGGTGGCCGAATACGCCGACGCCGACAGCGCCGCGGCCGATCTCTGCCAGGCGCGCCGCACGGCGGTCGACCTGCTGATCCTCGACCTCTCGATGCCCGGGCGCAGCGGCCTGGACCTGCTGCGACAACTGCAGCGCGACCGGCCGGCGCTGAAGGTGCTGATGGTGTCGATGCACGACAGCGCGGCGCTGGTCGGCCAGTGCCTGGGCGCGGGCGCCTGCGGCTTCGTCGCCAAGAGCAGCGACCCGCAGGCGCTGATCGGCGCGGTGCGCCAGGCTTTGCGCGGCGAGGTGGTCGACACGCACGGGCCGTCCGCCCCACCCCGCGCCGGCCGCCGGCCGCTGCCGCACGAACAGCTCACCGGCCGCGAGCTCGAGGTGCTGCAGCTGCTGCTGGCCGGCCTGGGTGTCGAGGTGGCGGCCGCGCGCATCGGCCTGAGCGAAAAGACGGTGTCCAACTACCAGACCCAGATCCGCCAGAAGCTCGGCGTCGCCAACTCGATCGAGCTGGTGCATTACGCGCGCCAGCACGGCCTGATGCCCTGA
- a CDS encoding MBL fold metallo-hydrolase, whose translation MKIRTALAATLLGLGLLSQAHAAAPLAKTQAPGYYRMMLGDFEVTVINDGTVGLPITKLLTATTPEATERALARSFLKDPVETSVNAFLVNTGAKLVLIDAGAGSLFGPTLGKLVATLKASGYQPEQVDEIYITHLHADHVGGLGQSEQRVFPNAVIRADKRDADFWLSQANLDAAAPENKGFFQGAMASMNPYVKAGKFKPFEANTELVPGVRSQASVGHTPGHNFYVVESKGEKLVLWGDVMHAAAVQFMSPTITIAFDVDAKSAAEQRLKAYAEAAEKGYWVGATHVAFPGLGRLRAAEGGAYVFVPVNYSNGGSQP comes from the coding sequence ATGAAGATCCGCACCGCACTCGCCGCAACCCTGCTCGGCCTCGGCCTGTTGAGCCAGGCGCACGCCGCCGCACCGCTGGCCAAGACCCAGGCGCCGGGTTACTACCGCATGATGCTGGGCGATTTCGAGGTCACCGTGATCAACGACGGCACCGTCGGGCTGCCGATCACCAAGCTGCTGACCGCCACCACGCCCGAGGCCACCGAGCGTGCGCTGGCGCGCAGCTTCCTGAAGGATCCGGTCGAGACCTCGGTCAACGCCTTCCTGGTCAACACCGGCGCCAAGCTGGTGCTGATCGACGCCGGCGCCGGCAGCCTGTTCGGCCCGACGCTGGGCAAGCTGGTCGCCACGCTCAAGGCCTCGGGCTACCAGCCCGAGCAGGTCGACGAGATCTACATCACCCACCTGCACGCCGACCACGTCGGCGGCCTGGGCCAGAGCGAGCAGCGCGTGTTCCCCAACGCCGTGATCCGCGCCGACAAGCGCGACGCCGACTTCTGGCTCAGCCAGGCCAACCTCGACGCCGCGGCGCCCGAGAACAAGGGCTTCTTCCAGGGCGCGATGGCGTCGATGAACCCTTACGTCAAGGCCGGCAAGTTCAAGCCCTTCGAGGCGAACACCGAACTGGTGCCCGGCGTGCGCTCGCAGGCCAGCGTCGGCCACACCCCCGGCCACAACTTCTACGTGGTCGAGAGCAAGGGCGAGAAGCTGGTGCTGTGGGGCGACGTGATGCACGCCGCGGCGGTGCAGTTCATGTCGCCGACCATCACCATCGCCTTCGACGTGGACGCCAAGTCCGCCGCCGAACAGCGCCTGAAGGCCTACGCCGAAGCGGCCGAGAAGGGCTACTGGGTCGGCGCCACGCACGTCGCCTTCCCGGGCCTGGGCCGGCTGCGCGCGGCCGAGGGCGGTGCGTATGTGTTCGTGCCGGTCAACTATTCGAACGGCGGCAGCCAGCCTTGA
- a CDS encoding NYN domain-containing protein — MKSALFVDFDNVYSGLRKLDPTIADRFSRQPLRWVEWLLDDLPPPEHAPDGARRRLLVRRVYLNPQVYQRYRAAFNHAGFEIIDCPAMTSEGKTSTDIHMVLDMVDLLQHQVHYDEFIVFSADADFTPVLRKLRRWDRRTTVLAVGFPSAAYRASADLLIDTDLFLRDAIGVREAEDVAPAAPSNGSNGSNGTLVHAAAAGVPTSVQAPGPTSAGAGLDESAPVLFSLAAASVPEQAVLVERIRTEVARADLPVPCARLASRLMAEYPGISPDWCGQGGFRRFLESLPLEPLALDWSASGGHLFDPARHTLRQPSAPFAHRTAVDAVSWGVEPAMLALIRQVNEITGVPLLSPRDFRALFDAVAAEVAENPFQLNETGKAVRDRCREAGRDISRENVNWVLRGLLLCGHEFGQGHDDVPTLTYRLVGNLINLCRREQVMMDEGAPGMLQRWMSGKVGESGG, encoded by the coding sequence TTGAAAAGTGCGCTTTTCGTCGATTTCGACAACGTCTATTCCGGCCTGCGCAAGCTCGATCCGACCATCGCCGATCGTTTCTCGCGCCAGCCGCTGCGCTGGGTCGAATGGCTGCTGGACGACCTGCCGCCCCCCGAACACGCCCCGGACGGCGCCCGGCGCCGGCTGCTGGTGCGGCGGGTCTACCTCAATCCGCAGGTCTACCAGCGCTACCGCGCCGCCTTCAACCACGCCGGCTTCGAGATCATCGACTGCCCGGCGATGACCAGCGAAGGCAAGACCAGCACCGACATCCACATGGTGCTCGACATGGTCGACCTGCTGCAGCACCAGGTGCATTACGACGAGTTCATCGTGTTTTCGGCCGACGCCGACTTCACCCCGGTGCTGCGCAAGCTGCGCCGCTGGGATCGCCGCACCACGGTGCTGGCGGTGGGTTTCCCGTCGGCCGCCTACCGCGCCTCGGCCGATCTGCTGATCGACACCGACCTGTTCCTGCGCGATGCCATCGGCGTGCGCGAGGCCGAGGATGTGGCGCCTGCGGCCCCGTCGAACGGCTCGAATGGCTCGAACGGCACGCTCGTCCATGCGGCAGCGGCCGGGGTGCCGACGTCGGTGCAGGCCCCGGGGCCGACATCGGCGGGCGCGGGTCTCGACGAATCCGCCCCGGTGCTGTTCTCGCTGGCGGCCGCGTCGGTGCCCGAGCAGGCCGTGCTGGTCGAGCGCATCCGCACCGAGGTCGCGCGTGCCGACCTGCCGGTGCCCTGCGCCCGGCTGGCCTCGCGCCTGATGGCCGAGTACCCCGGCATCTCGCCCGACTGGTGCGGGCAGGGCGGCTTCCGGCGTTTCCTCGAATCGCTGCCGCTCGAGCCGCTGGCGCTCGACTGGAGCGCCTCGGGCGGCCACCTGTTCGACCCGGCGCGCCACACGCTGCGCCAGCCGTCGGCGCCGTTCGCGCACCGCACGGCGGTCGACGCGGTGAGCTGGGGGGTCGAACCGGCGATGCTGGCGCTGATCCGCCAGGTCAACGAGATCACCGGCGTGCCGCTGCTGTCGCCGCGCGACTTCAGGGCGCTGTTCGACGCGGTGGCCGCCGAGGTGGCCGAAAACCCCTTCCAGCTCAACGAGACCGGCAAGGCGGTGCGGGACCGCTGCCGCGAAGCCGGCCGCGACATCAGCCGTGAAAACGTCAACTGGGTGCTGCGCGGCCTGCTGCTGTGCGGCCACGAGTTCGGCCAGGGGCACGACGACGTGCCGACGCTGACCTACCGGCTGGTCGGCAACCTGATCAACCTGTGCCGGCGCGAGCAGGTCATGATGGACGAGGGCGCGCCCGGCATGCTGCAGCGCTGGATGAGCGGCAAGGTCGGCGAGTCGGGCGGCTGA
- a CDS encoding PQQ-dependent catabolism-associated beta-propeller protein, with protein MPSHHSKPFATLCNFSSLAAAAVLVLAGASAQAQGVAYVSSEKDNTLAVLDLASMSVTGTIATCKRPRHMQLTPDRKQLMVACGDSGQADVIDIATRKSVGKVDLGEDPEIFDLSPDGKTLYVSNEEDGELGVVDLASGKRTKSIEVGKEPEGVKVSPDGKTVYVTSEVASLVHVIDVASGKVTKNIKAGKRPRRFAMTPDGAQLWVTNELAASVTVISTRDHSVLDTIKFTVKGARATDITPVGIEISADGKRAFVGLGKANHVAFVDVATRKTTDLVLAGKRAWGLGLNKAQDRLYVANGLSDDLTIIDVGAAKAIKSVAVGRVPHSVVVVE; from the coding sequence ATGCCATCCCATCACTCGAAGCCCTTCGCCACCCTCTGCAACTTCTCCAGCCTCGCCGCAGCCGCCGTGCTGGTGCTGGCCGGTGCCTCGGCCCAGGCCCAGGGCGTCGCCTACGTGTCGAGCGAGAAGGACAACACGCTGGCCGTGCTCGACCTGGCGTCGATGAGCGTCACCGGCACGATCGCGACCTGCAAGCGCCCGCGCCACATGCAGCTCACGCCCGATCGCAAGCAGCTGATGGTGGCCTGCGGCGACTCGGGCCAGGCCGACGTGATCGACATCGCCACCCGCAAGTCGGTCGGCAAGGTCGACCTGGGCGAAGACCCCGAGATCTTCGACCTCTCGCCCGACGGCAAGACGCTCTACGTCAGCAACGAGGAAGACGGCGAACTCGGCGTGGTCGACCTCGCCAGCGGCAAGCGCACCAAGAGCATCGAGGTCGGCAAGGAGCCCGAAGGTGTCAAGGTCAGCCCCGACGGCAAGACCGTCTACGTGACCTCCGAGGTGGCCAGCCTGGTGCACGTGATCGACGTCGCCAGCGGCAAGGTGACCAAGAACATCAAGGCCGGCAAGCGCCCGCGGCGTTTTGCGATGACGCCCGACGGCGCGCAGCTGTGGGTCACCAACGAGCTGGCCGCCAGCGTGACGGTGATCAGCACCCGCGATCACAGCGTGCTCGACACCATCAAGTTCACCGTCAAGGGCGCGCGCGCCACCGACATCACGCCGGTGGGCATCGAGATCAGCGCCGACGGCAAGCGGGCGTTCGTCGGCCTGGGCAAGGCCAACCACGTGGCGTTCGTCGACGTCGCCACGCGCAAGACCACCGACCTGGTGCTGGCCGGCAAGCGCGCCTGGGGCCTGGGCCTGAACAAGGCGCAGGACCGGCTGTACGTCGCCAACGGCCTGTCGGACGACCTGACCATCATCGACGTCGGCGCCGCCAAGGCGATCAAGAGCGTGGCCGTCGGCCGCGTGCCGCACAGCGTGGTGGTGGTCGAGTGA